In Papaver somniferum cultivar HN1 chromosome 1, ASM357369v1, whole genome shotgun sequence, a genomic segment contains:
- the LOC113337688 gene encoding caffeoylshikimate esterase-like encodes MECSASMKDCGTRLASAGYGVIGIDYEGHGRSRGARCYIEKFSNIVTDCSNFFKSVCDEEEYKGKARILYGESMGGAVALLIHKKDPTYWNGAVLVAPMCKISEKLKPHPMVVNMLTRIEDIIPKWKIVPTKNVIDSAFKDPIKREEVRNNKLIYQDKPRLKTALEMLRTSMSLEDTLNEVILPFFVLHGEADIVTDPEVSKALYVQAGSKDKTFKLYPGMWHGLTSGEPNHNIETVFSDIFSWLDKRIADFSRSTGDHTFFNTPSADVGQVHQNSKNPPTSEHPLEINEIDKQQQKTRRYLCGWKGRRMRSAM; translated from the coding sequence ATGGAATGCAGTGCTTCCATGAAAGACTGTGGGACAAGGCTAGCATCTGCAGGATATGGGGTGATAGGTATTGATTACGAAGGACATGGACGGTCAAGAGGAGCCCGGTGCTATATTGAAAAGTTCAGCAACATTGTAACGGACTGCAGCAACTTCTTCAAATCAGTGTGTGATGAGGAAGAGTACAAGGGCAAAGCAAGGATTTTATATGGAGAATCCATGGGAGGAGCAGTTGCACTTCTTATTCACAAAAAAGACCCAACTTACTGGAATGGTGCTGTTCTTGTCGCACCCATGTGTAAAATATCAGAGAAGCTGAAACCACATCCAATGGTGGTTAACATGTTGACAAGAATAGAAGATATTATACCTAAATGGAAAATTGTCCCCACGAAAAATGTTATTGATTCTGCCTTCAAAGACCCAATTAAACGCGAAGAGGTAAGGAACAACAAACTAATATATCAAGACAAACCTAGGCTTAAAACAGCTCTAGAGATGCTCAGGACCAGCATGAGCCTTGAAGACACCTTAAATGAGGTAATATTACCATTCTTTGTGCTGCACGGAGAAGCAGACATAGTAACAGATCCAGAAGTGAGTAAAGCATTGTACGTGCAAGCAGGTAGTAAAGACAAGACTTTTAAGCTATACCCAGGAATGTGGCATGGTCTCACATCTGGAGAGCCTAACCACAACATTGAGACTGTCTTTTCTGACATCTTCTCTTGGCTCGACAAACGTATTGCTGACTTCAGTAGAAGCACTGGTGACCATACATTCTTCAATACCCCCAGTGCTGATGTTGGCCAAGTTCATCAAAACTCTAAGAATCCACCGACGTCTGAGCATCCCTTGGAAATCAATGAAATAGACAAGCAACAACAAAAGACACGAAGATATCTTTGTGGGTGGAAAGGAAGACGAATGCGTTCAGCAATGTAG